TGATTGGGGCGGTAGGAGCAGCACTTCTTGCTTCAGGCTATGTGGAGGAGTGAGGTCATAATGGAATCGTTAGAGATCTTTATTGTCAAGTCTGCGATTGATTCGGAGCAGGAGTTTTACAGGAAGATTATCGAGGACAACCTTGCAAGTCTCAAGCTTGCTCCTGCAATAGGAAGGATCAAGGTAGTGCTGAGACCTGAAGATTCTCTCTTCCAGATGGCAATCATTCTCAGGGATGTTGGCACCAGGGTTACGGTAATCGATATTGCTGACGTGGAAGCAAAACCTCTCGCCAGTGAAATAATGATTTCGATCAAAAAAGAGCAGTACATTCCGGAACTGCTTGGGAAACTCTGGGAGCGCTACGGGAAGGCGAATATCCGCCAGCCGGACCGCTGGACTGTAGCTATAACCACAGATAAACCAGCAGAAGAGGCGGCTTTTCTTAAAGAAATGATGGTTGCAGACCCGAGGCACAGGCTTCATGAAAACCTTGTAGATTTTGCGATTCGTGCCACTCCCGAGGGGTTCAGGGTTCGCTACCATCTATATAAAGGTAATCGCTTTGTTTTTGTGGCATCTGAGGAAGCATTGAAACAGGAGTGGATTGAAGAAGCAGGAACAATGCTTAACGAACTGATGGAAGGAGGGAAGAATTAAGATGGTTGTACTCCTACCCTATCTTTACACCGGTGGGGTTCATAAACACGGGCTTTTAATCGAACTAATGGAAGACCTCGGAGGCTACATAATTCAGAAAGTAGTTACCGGGGTCGAAGTCAATCTTATAATGCTTATCCCTGAAAAAGATATTGATCTTGTAAAACAGCTCTCAGCCGAACTGCTCGGGGTTCTGTTGGAAGCTCCTCTTACAGGGGTAGAGATTGCAGTTGTCTCTCCCACTCTTGCCTCACACCACCTCCCACATTCGGCTTGCGATATAGCAGAATACCTCCGCCATCCTGGAGCCAATACAAATATGATCGGGCTTGCAAGGGGAATGGGTCGCAGGGTCTCCCTGTCTATGGACTATGAAAGAAAGCTTATCAACGAGCATGATATTGCGGTTTTTACCTTTGGGTCTTTCAGTGATTGTATTACAAAAAAGAAGCCGAAACTCTTTGAAGGCATTGAGATCCCTATTGTGGTTACAGGAGGGCCTACTGAACTGAAAACCGAAGATGTCCCCGGGGCAGACCTCTACATTGGAAATATCGGAAGGGTTTCTCACAGATTAAGAAGAACAGAAGAGATTAATGCCCTCGAAAACCTGAATGAAGGGGTTTCAAAGATCGCTTCTGAGATTCGCCAGCAGCAGGCAAAAGACCCCCTTGCAGTGCTTCCTGCACGAGTCATGAAGGAGATCGAAAACCAGGTTCCGGAAATCCACAGGGTGCTCTCTCCTGCCCCTCTCACTCTTCAGCTTGACGGGATCAGGGTCAAACTGCCATACGATGAATACCATGAGAAAATTGAAAAGCTGGAGTTTGATGAAGGGGTCATCCTTTCCGAGCTTGCAAATATTTCCAGATCAAAAATGAAAAATTATATATTGATAAAAATCAAATCTAAGTCTGACGTTGGTTTTGCAATTTGATCCGAATTCTGTTGGGTTAAAATTTATCCACTTTACATTTTTACTGGGTTTGTGCCTTTTCACTTATCCTTTAAACTGTAAATCCTTGCCCGAAAAACGGTGCCTGACCAGGTTTCTACGTTAATGTGTGCTGGTGGTTTCTTATGGAACTTGAGGATATTGTAGAAATTTTAAAAAATGATCCCGAGAAGGTCATTCCGGAACTCCTCGAGGATGTCCGGAAGCAGTATGGGGAAGTTCCTTACATTATGAATTTTATGAAAGACCTCCCTGAGCTCTTCATCCCAAAAACTCTTTATGATAATTCCATCATGCGAGAGTTCAAAAATCTCGACCCGGAATCTGTAGAGCTTATTTCAATAGGTGTGGCTTCTGCCCTCCGCTGCGAGCATTGCCTGAAAATGCATATAAGAATCGCAAAAAGAAAAGAAATCCCAAAAGAAAAAATATTTTCTGCAATAATGATAGGGGCATCCCTGTCCAACGCTGCAGTACTTGCAGAAAGTACAAGGGCTCTTGCCTCCGAATTCCCTGGTGATGACGACGAAAACGAAGAAAATGAACAATGCTGCGATCCTGATTGCGAAGTATGCAATATCGCAGGAGCTAATATTAAGTAATATTAAGTAACCAGTAAGCAAAATTCTAGAAATTTTACTTCTTCAAGCTTACTTTAAAAGTTCAATTTTAGATTTTATTTTGAAAAATGATTTTTGAAGATCAGTTTAAATTAAAAATCGGTTTACAAATCAAATTCTCGGTTAATTTTTGGGAAATATATTGTGAAGTTAAATTCTTATAATCTTAAGGCTTATTTTTTAACAGATCTTTCAGGTCTTTGATTAACGTAATTTATATACTTCGTCAAGACATCCTGAGAAATCCTTAGGTTCAACAGGTCCACCTGATATTAATATTCCTAATATGATTCATAATAATATTCATAATGAGATCTATAACAATATTTATAAAAATATATATTCCGACTGATACAATATCTCTAAAAAGATATGTAAATCGGTTGTAATAATATTTATATAAATCGGTTGTGATAATATTTATACTAATGATCACAATTGAACTTAATAGTATTGCCGATACGGAGGTTCATTTGTATTAATCAAAACAACATTTTTAAAATAATTTTACCTTTCATCTTATTGCTGATGGTATTGGTTTTACCTGCTGTTTTACCAGTATCCGGGGCTAGTTCAGAGAAGATTCTCGAGAAACCTTGGAATCATTCTCCTATCACAGTGTACGTAGACGACAAAAATATACCGCCCCATTATAGCCCTACATACTATGAACAAATAGAAAAGGCTCTTGAATACTGGGAAGAAGGAGGAAACGGTAACCTCGAATACAGCCCTGTTTTTGAGATTGTTGACTCCGAAGACGCTGACATAAAAATAATGTGGGTGGAAAACCTGGAGAACGTTGCAGGTGCTCCTTCGGGTGTAGCAGGCTATGCAAAACCCAGTATCTCTGGAGACCGTTTCGTTGAAGTGGATATAGTCCTTGAGGTTGGAAACTATCAGGGCAGGGGCTGGCGGCAGTATGGCGACGCAACCATGCTCACCATTGCAAAGCATGAGCTCGGGCATGCTCTTGGCCTCGGGCACAGCAATGATCGGGGAGATATAATGTATCCTGAGTACGAACTCAGGGATAATGTGAACCCCATTCTTTTGAGCAAATATGGAACTCTGCTGCGTGCGGCAGGTTTTATAGCTCTTGCAATTCTCCTGTTCCTTGGTGTAAGCTGGCAGTACAGCCGGAAAAAAAGAAAAAAACTTGAAGATAAGTACTTCAAATGAGAAAGAATAGATAGGCATATTTTTCGGATCAAACTGGAGGCTTGTAAGGTTTTTTGTTTTCGAGGGCAAACCTTTTGAAAAAATCCCTGAAATATGCAGGAAGTGTCTCCATTTCAAGAATACTTTCAAGGGAAGTCCAGGCATATTCCATGTGTTCATAGCTTAATTTAACGTCAGCGACAACATACCCCCCATTAAATACAATAGCAATAACCTTTTTTCTCGGAAGTTCAAAGGTTACTTCCCCTGCAATTTCCCCTGGAACGATTGAAATTCCCGTTTCCTCCCAGACCTCACGTATAACTGCCTCTTTAAGCGACTCTTCCGGGTTCACCTTCCCGCCTGGAAGATCCCATTTCCCAGGGTTGGTATGGGAGTTTTCCGAGCGCATGAGCAGCAGGAATTCTCCTTTTTCGTTCCGGACAAGGGCATATACAGAAATGATGTAAGGTTTCTCCAGATTCATGTAATATTATCTAAGATTTCTTTGCCTTAAAGTCTGGCTCTTTCAAGATCTTCACAGTACAGATCCTGATTAAAAATTGCTTCTCAATAGAAAGGCTTTAAGGCAAATATTTCTATAGAGCAGTTAAAGAGTTTAAGGAAAGGACAGAATTCACGCAATGGACGAATAATAATATAATATGGGATTGATATGGCTGGCTGGACAGGAAAAACAGTATATGTAGACCTTAGCTCCGAAGCAGTTACCGTCACCGGTACCGATGAAAGATTAATCCAAATGTACCTGGGCGGCAGAGGACTTGGAGTTAAGTTACTTTTCGAGCTTTCAGATCCTGATATTGACCCTCTTAGCCCCGAAAACCCCCTGATTTTCACTATCGGGCCGCTTACAGGCATTGCCCCCATGGCTTCAGGGACAGTCCTTACTTCGAAATCTCCTCTCACAGGCACCGTATTCAGCTGGAACACAGGTGGGGGCTTTGGGCGAGAACTGAAAAAAGCTGGAATCGATGCCCTGGTTCTTGCTGGAAAGGCAAAACAACCTTCCTTTGTGGAAGTAAGGGGAGATGAGATTAAAATTGTGCAGGCAAGCCAGCTCTGGGGAAAAGGTACTGACGCATGCACCGAGGCCCTGAAAAGTAAAGGAAACGTAGCTTGCATAGGCAGGGCAGGAGAAAATGAAGTTCTTATTTCTTCTTTCGTCATTGATTCCATCCACAGCGGAAGGGGGGGGCTGGGAGCGGTTGCGGGCTCAAAGTTGCTGAAGGCAGTGGTTGTAAAAGGGGAAAAAGAGTGTTTACCAGCCAGTCCTGAAAAGTTCAAAGAACTTGAAACAAAAATGCTAAAGCTTTTTGAAGCCAATCCCGTGCTCTCCAAAGGGCTTGCAAATTATGGTACGCCTGCATTTGTAAAGCTTCTGGATTATATGGGACTCATTCCATGCAAAAACTTTTCCGGAAGGGAAATTACTTTTGCGGACCTGTTTTCAGGGGAGTATATCAAAACCAGCTTCGAGCTTGAGAAAGAAAGCTGCTCTGCCTGTCCTCTGGGCTGTAAACGAAGGATTAAAAAAACCGGGCAGGTTCTTCCTGACTACGATTCCCTCTGGGCTTTCGGGTTCAACCTTGAAAATCAGGTATTTGATTCGGTGCTCCTGGCAGACAGAATCTGCAAGGATTACGGGCTTGACCCCATTTCTGCAGGTTCCGTGCTTGGCGCCTGTGCAGAACTCCAATCCAGGAAAATGAATGTCAGGGAACTTGAAACCCTGCTTGCAGGAATCGGAGAAGGAAGCGAACCCGGAAAAGGCTCCAGAAAGTACCTCTTGACCCGGGATAGGAAATACCTCAGTATGGATGTAAAGGGTCTAGAACTCGGAGGTTTTGATCCCCGGGGGATTAGAGGACAGGCCCTTGCTTACGCGACTTCCTGTCACGGAGGAGATTACCTCACAGCCTTTATGGTCGGGCCCGAAGTACTTGGAAAGCCTCTGCTCCTTGATCGTTTCAGCCTCAAAGGAAAAGCTGGAATTCTGCAGGTATTTGAAAACTTGACTGCTGTGCTGGATTCTCTTGTGTTCTGTCCGTTTTCGATTTTTGCCATCAATGAGGAACTCTGTTCAGCTCTTCTACATTCGGGGGCCGGGATAGACGTATCTCCTGCGGAACTCCTGAAAGCAGGAGAAAGAATCTGGAATCTGGAGAGGATTTATAATTTGAGAGCGGGGTTTACACGGAAAGATGATACTCTTCCGGAAAGGTTGTTTGAAACCGGCAGCGAAGAAAGAGGAGATGGGATTCCCAGGCAGGAGTTTGAAGCTGCTCTTCAGGATTATTACCGTTATCGTGGCTGGAATAAGGAAGGAGTACCCTCTCAGGGAAAACTGAGAGAACTTGGACTTGGATGATAAAGAAAACCTGAAAACAGGCTGCGGATTTTGCATGTACCTCAAATTCCACAGGAACGGGGTTCGTCTGGACCTCATTCAAACAGCCAAATTTTACCTATAATCTTGAAGACTTCGTTCACATTAGTGGAATAATCCGATTATTTAGGACTTTTTCTCTAATTTTTGTGCTCGGAAATACGAAATCTCTCATAAGCGTTATATACTCTAGGATAATTAATCGTATTAGTTCTCTATCTGTGAGATTGTACATGCATTCAGGTAGTAATTACTTTCCAGTTTTTCTATACAGAGCAAGTAAGCAAAGTATGGATAAAAGGGTAGACAGGCTTAAAAATTAGAACAGCCATCTTATACCACTTCACCGGAATTGGCACTGGAAAATTTCCAGCAAATTCGGTATGGTGCTTACAACTTATTGATGCACATAGCTAAAACGTAAGGGAGATTTGTTATGAAACAGCAGGTTGAAGTTAAGGAGTTAAAAGAAGGGAAGTACATGATCGTCGACGACGAAGCATGCGTTATAAAGAGCATTACAAAATCCAAACCCGGGAAACATGGATCTGCAAAGGCAAGAATAGAGACAATTGGCCTATTTGACGGTCAGAAGCGCTCCTATATCGGCTCTGTTGCAAACAAAGTATATATCCCGATTGTGGAACGGAAGAATGCACAGGTAATCTCAATCGTCGGCGAAATCGCTCAGCTCATGGATCTGGGGGATTTCTCAACATTTGAGATTATAATCCCTGAGGAATACAAGGATAAAGTAAAAGAGGGCGAGGAAATTTCTTATATCACAGCTCTTGGAAAAGTCAAACTCGATATAAGGACATAAACCCTGAAAAGCAGGAGAAATCTCAGGTTAATAACCTGAACTCTTTTTTTAAGTGAACAATTTACCTCAGGTAAGAGTATGTTTTTACCCACTTCCTTTATAGATGCCCTTGCAGACTATGAGTCTGCACGTTATGTTATTTTCGGTGTACCCTTTGACAACACCTCCTCGTATCGCGCAGGCAGCCGTTGGGCTCCGGATGCGATGAGGCAGGTCTCTGCAAATTTTGAAAGTTATAACCATACTTTTGACATTGACCTTGTGGATCTTCCTATTTATGATGCCGGGAACCTGGAAACTTCAGCTTCAGTTGACGAGACCCTGTGGGATCTTTACGAAAATGTAAAGGGTTTACTGAATGACGGAAAGCTTCCAATTATGCTTGGAGGAGAACATTCTCTGACTTATTCTACGGTTAAAGCGTGTGCCGAGTTTGCAGGAGATGATTTCGGAGTTCTTGTCCTTGATGCCCACTTTGACCTCAGGCAGGAGTACAGGGGGTTCAAGCATAACCATGCATGTGTATCCAGGAATATTCTCGATCAGGTCACGGAGAATCTTGTTTCCATAGGCATAAGGAGCGGCCCGGAAGAAGAATGGGTTTTTGCCAGGGAAAATAGCCTGAAATACTACACGGCAGATGATGTTGAATCCATGGGGATGGTCGAAGTCCTCAAAGAAGCAATCGAATGGCTGGATTGCAGCCAGCTCTACCTTTCCCTTGACATGGATGCAATAGACCCTGCTTACGCTCCTGGTCTAGGCACACCTGAGCCTTTTGGCCTCAGTGCCCGGGATGTCAGAACTGCAATAAGGACTCTTGCTCCTTTCTCAATGGCTTTTGACATTGTTGAAATTGCTCCTGAATATGATTCCGGACAGACAGCCATGCTTGGAGCAAAACTCATGAGGGAGTTCATTGCCTCCCATGCAAAAAGTTGCATCAAACTATAAGCTGCAAAGAAAAAACAGTTTCAGCTTTTTGTAAAAAAGTAATGGAAAGGGACGAGGTTTCCCACTTTGGAACTTCTCCTATTTTAAGTGATCCTTTAAGTGATCCTGAAATTTAAAGTTTTGAACTTACTGAGCCCACAAGGCAACAATCTTGTCAATGGCTAAATGCGTCAGTTTTCCTTTATTACTATGGGAGTGCAGAGGGTCACGAATACCCTGACCTTCAGGTCGGGGATGAAGTGAACCCTCGCTGGCTGTTTTGTATTCGCTTAAACTGTATCAATCATCGTTTTTTTGTAAAATGAGGTTTTTTGACACCATAGCCACAGGTGGTTCCAGCTACCTATGGCTAGGATGTGATAAGCGTTGGAATTGCGCAGTTTTAGCCATGGCTATGGTCAGATTACCTACCACATCGTGTTGGTGCCTAAGTATCGATACAAGATATTCTACAATAAACGAGTTAAAAAGGATTGCGAGTCTATATTCCACAATATTTGCACAGAGAAAGGCTACAAAATCCATGCTCTGGAAGTTGTAGATAATCATGTTCACCTGTTCCTGGAATTCCACCCAAGCACCTCTCTATCAGAGGTGGTTCAATACTTGAAAGGAGGTAGTTCTTACAGATTGTTCAAGCTTCATCCTGAACTGAGAACACGATATTGGGGTGGAAGTCTATGGTCAAGTGGTAAATTCTATCGATCCGTTGGAAATGTAACCGCTGACACAATCAAGCACTACATTAAGGAGTCGCA
The Methanosarcina sp. WWM596 DNA segment above includes these coding regions:
- a CDS encoding methanogenesis marker 17 protein, with the translated sequence MESLEIFIVKSAIDSEQEFYRKIIEDNLASLKLAPAIGRIKVVLRPEDSLFQMAIILRDVGTRVTVIDIADVEAKPLASEIMISIKKEQYIPELLGKLWERYGKANIRQPDRWTVAITTDKPAEEAAFLKEMMVADPRHRLHENLVDFAIRATPEGFRVRYHLYKGNRFVFVASEEALKQEWIEEAGTMLNELMEGGKN
- a CDS encoding methanogenesis marker 7 protein, giving the protein MVVLLPYLYTGGVHKHGLLIELMEDLGGYIIQKVVTGVEVNLIMLIPEKDIDLVKQLSAELLGVLLEAPLTGVEIAVVSPTLASHHLPHSACDIAEYLRHPGANTNMIGLARGMGRRVSLSMDYERKLINEHDIAVFTFGSFSDCITKKKPKLFEGIEIPIVVTGGPTELKTEDVPGADLYIGNIGRVSHRLRRTEEINALENLNEGVSKIASEIRQQQAKDPLAVLPARVMKEIENQVPEIHRVLSPAPLTLQLDGIRVKLPYDEYHEKIEKLEFDEGVILSELANISRSKMKNYILIKIKSKSDVGFAI
- a CDS encoding carboxymuconolactone decarboxylase family protein; amino-acid sequence: MELEDIVEILKNDPEKVIPELLEDVRKQYGEVPYIMNFMKDLPELFIPKTLYDNSIMREFKNLDPESVELISIGVASALRCEHCLKMHIRIAKRKEIPKEKIFSAIMIGASLSNAAVLAESTRALASEFPGDDDENEENEQCCDPDCEVCNIAGANIK
- a CDS encoding matrixin family metalloprotease codes for the protein MVLVLPAVLPVSGASSEKILEKPWNHSPITVYVDDKNIPPHYSPTYYEQIEKALEYWEEGGNGNLEYSPVFEIVDSEDADIKIMWVENLENVAGAPSGVAGYAKPSISGDRFVEVDIVLEVGNYQGRGWRQYGDATMLTIAKHELGHALGLGHSNDRGDIMYPEYELRDNVNPILLSKYGTLLRAAGFIALAILLFLGVSWQYSRKKRKKLEDKYFK
- a CDS encoding NUDIX domain-containing protein, with protein sequence MNLEKPYIISVYALVRNEKGEFLLLMRSENSHTNPGKWDLPGGKVNPEESLKEAVIREVWEETGISIVPGEIAGEVTFELPRKKVIAIVFNGGYVVADVKLSYEHMEYAWTSLESILEMETLPAYFRDFFKRFALENKKPYKPPV
- a CDS encoding aldehyde ferredoxin oxidoreductase family protein, producing the protein MAGWTGKTVYVDLSSEAVTVTGTDERLIQMYLGGRGLGVKLLFELSDPDIDPLSPENPLIFTIGPLTGIAPMASGTVLTSKSPLTGTVFSWNTGGGFGRELKKAGIDALVLAGKAKQPSFVEVRGDEIKIVQASQLWGKGTDACTEALKSKGNVACIGRAGENEVLISSFVIDSIHSGRGGLGAVAGSKLLKAVVVKGEKECLPASPEKFKELETKMLKLFEANPVLSKGLANYGTPAFVKLLDYMGLIPCKNFSGREITFADLFSGEYIKTSFELEKESCSACPLGCKRRIKKTGQVLPDYDSLWAFGFNLENQVFDSVLLADRICKDYGLDPISAGSVLGACAELQSRKMNVRELETLLAGIGEGSEPGKGSRKYLLTRDRKYLSMDVKGLELGGFDPRGIRGQALAYATSCHGGDYLTAFMVGPEVLGKPLLLDRFSLKGKAGILQVFENLTAVLDSLVFCPFSIFAINEELCSALLHSGAGIDVSPAELLKAGERIWNLERIYNLRAGFTRKDDTLPERLFETGSEERGDGIPRQEFEAALQDYYRYRGWNKEGVPSQGKLRELGLG
- a CDS encoding translation initiation factor IF-5A is translated as MKQQVEVKELKEGKYMIVDDEACVIKSITKSKPGKHGSAKARIETIGLFDGQKRSYIGSVANKVYIPIVERKNAQVISIVGEIAQLMDLGDFSTFEIIIPEEYKDKVKEGEEISYITALGKVKLDIRT
- the speB gene encoding agmatinase, encoding MFLPTSFIDALADYESARYVIFGVPFDNTSSYRAGSRWAPDAMRQVSANFESYNHTFDIDLVDLPIYDAGNLETSASVDETLWDLYENVKGLLNDGKLPIMLGGEHSLTYSTVKACAEFAGDDFGVLVLDAHFDLRQEYRGFKHNHACVSRNILDQVTENLVSIGIRSGPEEEWVFARENSLKYYTADDVESMGMVEVLKEAIEWLDCSQLYLSLDMDAIDPAYAPGLGTPEPFGLSARDVRTAIRTLAPFSMAFDIVEIAPEYDSGQTAMLGAKLMREFIASHAKSCIKL
- the tnpA gene encoding IS200/IS605 family transposase — protein: MELRSFSHGYGQITYHIVLVPKYRYKIFYNKRVKKDCESIFHNICTEKGYKIHALEVVDNHVHLFLEFHPSTSLSEVVQYLKGGSSYRLFKLHPELRTRYWGGSLWSSGKFYRSVGNVTADTIKHYIKESQGKPKTEVQSYRLKSRQRKIDDF